DNA from Canis lupus familiaris isolate Mischka breed German Shepherd chromosome 9, alternate assembly UU_Cfam_GSD_1.0, whole genome shotgun sequence:
CGAGTACATTAGTTCATCAGCGCCTGGCCTCCCTGtaatgggggcgggggtggggggctgtggggaAGCCGGAGGAGGGAACTCCAGTGGCTTGTTCTGGGAAAGACACAGAGCTGAGCTCAGTGGTTTTCTCCAGGAAGAGCCCCTGCTTCCCCAGGAACGTTCTGGGAGCTGAATTTGCTCAGATTATTCCAGGTCACCAGGCGAGCTGCTAGTCTGTCATTTCCACTCTTCTAaaaccaccccccctcccctgcttttttTCCAGATCCCTGCACAGCTTTTCCCTTCGGAGCTTTCCTCCAGGCCTGCACCTGCCTCTTTCCATCCCCACACGGTCTTTAGTTACGCACGCACGCACCGCACCACAAGCCGGTACCGTTCACTTGGACACTTGGGGCGTGATCAGAGTTCATTCTCTGATCGCTGTCGGGAGAAGAAAGTCTCTTCCTTCTGTATCACCCCGAGGAGTACTGTCCTTGGACACATGACTGAACCCCAAAGCCAGCCCGTCTCATGGTTTGTATCCCTGGGTCCTACTACGTGCTACGGGACCCGCTACTAGGTACTTAGCACGCTGCATGGAGCATCTCATCGAACACTTGCAGATGAGGGGAGTGAGGATCAGAGAGGTGTGGACGCCTGCCACGACACACAGTAAGTGGTAAAACCAATCGGGAGTTCAACCCAGACAGCTGGatggcccagccccagccctacCTACTCAGCTGCTGGAGCCTGGAGCCGAGGCCCTGGCAGCGCTGGGCATCACGTGACCCTGAGTCTGGCACAGCATTTGGCCTTCATCAAGTTTGCTAAGTACTCAGATGACTGACAGGAGAAGGTGCCCATCCATGGCGTTAACTGACCTGCCACGTGGGAGGAAGGGAGTTTTCGGGAGAGACCCACGGTCAGACAAATGGGCGATTTACCCAAACAGGAGCCACGTCAAGCCAGACTCCGCATCCGGGCCCACTGCAACCACATCCCACTCAGGGCCCTCAGGAGGAGGGCCGGGAGGGGCCTCCCAGGGTCGGGCTGCCAGGAGCAGTGGCCCACGGGAAGGGGATGCCCTCTGGAGTCATCTGATGCCCAGCACAGTGTGCCAGCGTCTACACGGAGAGGAACAGGGCCGGGACTGTGAGCGGGTCCCTCTGGCTCAGCTGCCACCTCTCCAGGggatgagtgggggtggggaggttcaGGCCCCGCCAGCCACAGCTGCAGGCTGGACAGGTGCTGTCTCTGGGGCCATCGAGGCAGGGGAGTGCCCGGCCACCACCCCTCGCACATCTAGAGGTGTTCTTGACTCAGCCAGTTTGGATTTCCTCCCTAGGAGAGGAGAAAATTATGGTTGGAGACCCCAGGTACAGGATCTAGGGCGCAGGGttagaaacacaaacacacacacacacacacacacacacacagcaacaaCACAGCTGTCTCAGAAATCATATCCGCCTCTTTTCATGCATTCATTGGGAGCGGAAGATTCCCTGGAGCTATCCCCAGGCGGCGGCATTCTCAGGGAACGCTGACTTCCTCAGGCAGAGCTCGGGAGAGGGAGGGCAGACACGGATTAGGAGGGGGCCTGGCCCGCCCAACCGCCCCGAGACAGCAGGAAGGGGTCCTCATTCTCCCCTCTTTCTGGAAGGGCAGGCACCTTGTGCCTGCGGCCTGAGGGCCACCGGGACACAGGAGCTATTATTAGACTCCCTGTCCCCGGTGCACTGCAAGCCCCGGGCCGGGTCAGGGGAGAGGCAAACAGCTGACACCCGGCTCAGCCTGCAGAGACTCAGCAGAGGCCCCCGCTCCCGGACCTGCGGGGTGGGGCAGGTAGAGGCCACCGGGGGTCAAAGTCCCAACACCTCAGCGTTGCTCTCATTGCTCTCAACACGTGGGCTCCCTCCCGGTTTTTTCAGCTTGAATCTTTGACCCAACAGTGCACTGACTCAGCTGGGCCACAGGGGCCCGAGCAGGCTTGGCCAGACCCGAGCATCTTTAGCTCTGCCCCGGCTGCGAGGTCCGgggagcccctccccacccaggggaGGACAGACGGCAGAGGGAAGGGCCCGCAGGGCGAGGAAAGGGCAGAAGCGCAGGGCTGGGGGGAGTGGCTGGCCCAGAAGCGGGGACCCCAGGGTCCAGGGCCGTGCAGCTTCCCCCCCGGGGGggtggcccccagccccgccgTCCAGGAGGGGCCCAGGCAGAGGTGCGGGCGGCGGCTCCCGCCCtgcaggcaggggctgggcaggagggggcTGCGGAGTCGAACTCGGAGAACAGCTTCTGCTCCAACTTCTCCCCGGCCACGCACCCCCGGAAAGAGCGCGCCCGTCTGGGGACCCGAGGCGCCCCTGGCATCCCCACAGCTCGCgccggggaccccccccccccggctccagGCACGAGGGGGCACGAAGGTCCCCTCCCCCGGCGCTCGGCCCCCGCGCCCTTCCTCCCGGTTCCCCATCGCTGGCAGAGCGCCCATCTTTCCAGCTTCCCCGGCCCACGAGGTTCCGGAGGCCCGAGGCCAAGCGTCCCGGGGGAGAAAGGGACAGGGGTGACGAGGCTGCGGGGGAGCGTAGGGGGCGGGCCGGCAGGGGCTCGGGTGGCGCGGCGACGTGGGGCCCCGCCGTGGCCGGGGTCCGCGCGGCGCGTTCTCACCTCCCGGTAACTCTCATCGCGGGGGTTGAATGTGCTGTCCACCGGCTGCAGGCGCAGGCCCAGGTGCGGGACGCTGTGCAGCCACGACACCCACCAGGGCGCGACGTACTCCACGCGCGCGGCCGGCATGGCTGTGCCCGAGTGCGCCCGCCTGCTGCGGCCGCCGCGGCTGCCCGGCCCGGGacgcgcgccccggccccgccccgccccgccccgccccgccccgccccgccccgcctgcccATGCCCCGCCcacctcgggccccgcccccaggccagCCCCGCCCATCCCACCTCAGGCCCCGCCCattcaggccccgccccctgcccctcccgggCCCGACCCGCGCCCCGGGCGCGCCCCCGGGCTGCAAGCAGGGGCGGGGACCGTCCTCGCGAACCCGCAGAATCCAGAATCCTGTTTTGGATTCCCTCCTTGCCCCGCGGTCGAATTGAGgtgggaggaaaagggagaactGCCCCCAACGCTCCTGTTTCTCCCCGGCCGCCTCGAGGTCCCGGGCTTCTCGTTGCTTGTTCTCCAATCAGGAGGTAGCGTGTCAGCCCTGGCTTGAGGGGCGACGCGGCCGCTCCCAGGGCTTCCAGAGGGAAGTAAGTTGAGAGTTTGGGGACTGCCCAGAGCAGCAGCCTGCCCCTGGGTCGCTGGTTGTAAATTCACTCTCAGTCGTTTATGGAGCATCCGCTGTGCAAGCCACGTGGCCTCAGAGAAGTCAGATGTGGATCCGTCCCGGGAGCGCCCAGTGCATCCGCCCCGACCGCTAGCTGATGCTGCTTTGGAAGCACTGGGAGCTGGGGAAAGCGCTGTGATTCTTCCTGGCAAGCGGCCCGGGGCGGGCCTCCTGGAGGAAGGGGCCCTccaggctggagggagaggaggagagcccTGGGAGTGCCCGGAAAGGCTGGCCTTCTCGGGGAGACACGAGGCCATCCACAgcacacatttactgagcacctactatgtgccaggcactgaacaGGGCAGATGAAAACCCTTGGCCAGGGGTACGGTGCTTGGGCGGCCGCGCACTTGGGCGGAAAGCAAAAGCCGAGCAGGGTCAGCGGACCAGGATGCGCTTGAGGGCAGCTGCTGATCCATAAACTCTTGTGGATGCCTGGCCCTGAGTATGCTGAGCACTCACAGAGGCCCCAGGCATGAAAAGGAGGTTCTGGAACTGCAAACAGCAGTGGTGTTATTGGGGCACggcagggggaggaggcaagGAGAGGTGAGGCTTGAGACAAGGACAAGGTCAGGGTAAAGGGACACCTGAGGTCTAAGTGGGGGCGGAGGAGTTAGGGGTCCCCAGGGATTGGGCTGGAGTTGGACACAGTCTGGGGGGTGATCATGAGGGTCAAGGGCAGCGACGTGGCTGAGAAAGGGGACTCCAGAGAAACTCCTGAGTTTTCAGCTCCGGGGAGCTGGGTGTGGTGCCCTGAAAAGGTGGCTGCCGGAGGAGGCGTGGACCACAGATGTCCCTACCAGGACCGCTACCAGAGGTCCAGGGGCCAGGAGAGGGATCCCCACTTGTACTGGTGGTCCCAGTTCCCTGACCCTGACTGCGGCTGGCTCATCATCTGCGCATGCCCAAAGCTGAGCCGCTGAGGGGGCCACAGAAGGCCCTAGACCCCTCCTTTTCTCATAGGGTTTTTCATGAATTGAACAAACTTTAGCTGAGCACCGTCTCGGTTCTAGGGAATTCAGTGACCTACGAAATATCTGCGTTCTTGTCTGCATGGGGTCTGGAGCTTACCAGGGGAGGAAAGGCAGCTCTTCCCCCCAGTGATGAGCTACTCATTGCTTTCAGGTCTGGTGTTGGTAACAGGGTGTCCTGGGCGAGGGTTCTGCGTAGAGACAGTACATTATGAGATCGGGTGGTGGGGGTGTAAGGGTGTAGAAGGGGAATCAGAGGCTGAGTGCCCCCCTCCAGGGCAGTGGTGTAAGAGGGAACTTTTCCTTGTGATGGAAACAGAAATTCTGATTGCAGGCGTGTTTATACAACTCTAAGTGTTTGTCAAAAGTCATAGAATTGCACACCAAGAAGGGTGAATTTCACTGTAAATTTTGCCTCAATAAaccttactttaaaataaatacctttatttatttatttatttatttatttatttatttatttatttatttatttttaaaaaggaggggcgggggtgggtggagaTAGGCAAGGGCCATTTCCCCCAAGGGCCTGGTAAGGATTTTGGTCTTTGAAGCCGCCTGCAGAGGACAACGCATCTGATGCAATGTCCTGGGAGCCCCCTCAGCAGGCGAGCTTTGACACCCGGCATGACGATGCTGCCCTGGCACCTCCGTGATGGGCCCTGCTTGGTGCCACATGCACAGTctcccctcctgtctctctccctgtggaCAGCACAGAAGGCCCCAGCTGCTGATCCTGCCTCCTGAATGCGCCCGGAAGTTTGGGGATTTGGCATTCCTCTAGAAGATTAGAGTCACAACAGTAGCTGTaagcctgcaggggagggagggcaagaTACCAGTGGGAGGGTCTGGCTCCTGGGAGCCGCTGGCCCTGGGGATTGACCTTGAACCTGGTACAGGGGAGTCCTGCccaagggggtgggggttggtcccagagaaggaggaggtggggcaAGGGGCAGGCCTGCACACAGGCTTGAAGACAGACCACCAAGGCTAGCCTTCAGGACCAGCGCTGCAGCCAAGTGGGTGCAGCAACCAACACCCAAACCTGCTCTGCCAGTCTGCACCCAGCCAGACAGTGATCCTTCTGGCTTCTTCCCCAGAGGCCTGCTGACCTAGGCAGGCGAGCCTgcggagcagagcagagcagagcacaggagcaggagaCCTCCTGGGACTCTTCACGGAGCTGAAGTGGGAACAGCACTCCTGCCCCTTCCCAACCAGCCCCGCGGCCCACACCTGGCCACTCAGCCGGTGTGCAGCAGCACTGGGCTCACCCGGGCCGACAAGCGGACCTCGGCAACTGCTTTGGCCACCTGAGGGCTCAACATCTACCTGGGCACCAAACCAACTTACTCAGAACGTCTGCGGTCAGCCTTGGCCACCGTGGCGAATTTTGAGCAAGCGCCCCAAATGGCTCCAAGGCaccagccagggctgagaacccCGGCAGGAAAGGGTGCCTTCTCCAGGCACGGAGGCCAGACACATGCCGCAGGGCTTGTCTCCTAGGAGCTGGGGCCTGTCTCTGCACAATGTGCCGGGACAAAGGGAGCCCAAGTGGCAagccttccctctctgcctgggaATCTCCAACACCCAGAGAACGGGGAGGCCTGGAAGCCACGGAGGCCGCTCCATCCTGGGTGGGTCGCTGAGCACCCTGAAGAGACCCACGCCTCTCACGACTGGATTCAGGTTCCCTTACAGCCTTACAActtctttaggagaaaaaaaaaaaaaaaaaaaaagccaccgcAGCTAATTCAGGCACTAGGCTACTTGGGAGGGGATTTTATCCTGTAACCATCTCTAGACCCGCGCTGGAGACCGCTCACTTGGAGTGTGTCGCCACCTGGCGGCCTGTCCAGACATGACCCGCATTCATCTCCAAATTGCCAGGTGCCACAAGGGGACGGAACCGTCACTCTTAGGTCATTCCCCCCTACGATAGACCGAGGTTGTCAATGCCGGATGTGCCACAACCACACGGACACTCGGGCAACGTCGGGAAAGGCAGCCTGGCGGACCCCACTCAGCCGCCTATGAACCAGCCCTGCGCACGGCGCCCGGCCCGTGGAGGCAGCGTTCCCGGTTTCCTCTGCTTAAACCACGTGCACcaaaaggaggaggaggcccaACCCCACTGCTTGCCCCTGGAGGGGATTCTATGAGGCGCCGCCTGCTGGCTGTGGGGCACCGTCGCCCGCCATCAAAGCTGATCTCAGGGCCTCTTCTGATAACTGTCCCCTTCTTGATTTTTCCGTGACTCTGGGCAGAGACTTGCAGTTCTTCCCTGGGGCTGGTTATCGGTGCACAGCGCTCAACAGTGAGGTCATTTCTCGGGAGCATGCTAGTTGGCAGGCGGAACCTGGATTCAATCCCCAAGGAGTTGGGGCTGGCTGGGACCTGGGCTGCCTTCATGCTGGGATTTTGGGCCCTTACGAGCAGTGGGCCACTCACACCCCTCACCCTACTGCCATGAGGCCCAGGGTCACACTTCCTGCAAGAACCCTGGTTCCTCCCCAACTTTCACCTGGATTTAACACACTGGTCTTTCAGTCCCAGATCTTGTTCCTGGTTCCTCTTCCCTGGGTGGCCCGCTTTGCTGGGCTAACACTCACCTGCTCTTACCAATCATCTTATCACACCCTAAATGTTCTTAAGCTCCACGTTACCTTGAGCAGCACTTAGGAAACAAAGGGTCTTAGTCTGAATAAAAAGCCTCAGCCTCTCCTACATGGTGGATATGAAGGCAGAGCTCTGTTCGGAGGATGGGATGGCTCAGCCTGTAGCTATTTCCAAGAAGCTAATCAACTCCACCCTGTAACTATCATCTTCATTAATAGGAAGCTCACTTTACCTAATGGACTTTTAAATGCTATGAGGGCATCCTGGGTTACTTCCACAAATATCTCTGTTTCCATCTACTTATTTTCAAACTTAGGCTAAGAGGATGGTTTTATTTGTCCACTGAAGTCACAGCGTAAGATGAGGGATGCAAATAGGTGGCAACCAGGAGCCACCCCCCCCTTGCCCCCGTTCCCACCCAAAGCCATGACCAAGTAATATTTCCCTTCCCACCCTCAAAGACAAAAGACgttataagaatttttaaaattttaatacagttCAAATCAGTGGGCCAGGTTCATTTTAGCTCCTTCACTGCCAAACCTAGAGGAAAAGAGATACAAAAGTGAGTCACCTCgaacatacacattttatttagttaCTCTTGCTTGTCTGGACTTTGTACTCAAGCTAATAAGGGTGAACAAAACTCAGAAATTAAGCAGAAAATGGTGGTTGTgcttaaaatattaagttaattgaaattgtgaaatcaagcctcacatcaggctccatactgagcatggagcctgcttaagatcctcaaTCTCTGCCCCTCTTGCATGCTCACTCTTAAAAaaggtggggggctggggtgactgggtgatgggcactgagggggcacttggcgggatgagcactgggtgttatgctatatgttggcaaattgaactccaataaaaaaaataaaaaaagaaaaagaaaaataaattttaaaaaaggggaaaaaaattaagttagcgTTAGGGGTGCCTAGATGGTGCAAtgggtttagcatctgactcctggtttccactcaggttgtgatctcaaggttgtgagatcacgtcccatgtggggctccacgctcagcagggtctgcttaggactctccctccctttgcccccctcacccccaccatgttttctctctaaaataaagaaaccgggcagccctggtggcgcagtggtttggcgccgcctgcagcctggggtgtgatcctagagacccgggattgagtcccacatcgggctccctgcgtggagcctacttctccctctgtctgtgtctctgcccctctctctgtgtgtctatgaataaataaataaaatcttaaaaaaaaaataaaataaaataaagaaaccttAAGGGAGTAAAACATAAAACCAAGTTAGTGTTTGatcaacaaaaacaaccaaaacacaCATTCCCTCTCTCGGCCTTCATGAAGAGCTCTCAAGAAGTTCTTAGAAAGCCAAGCTGCACTGGAGACCTTTCCACTGGAAGCAGCAGCCTCTGAGACCACTCTGCACCCTAGGCCATCTCCCTGCAGTCAGGATGGCTAAACCTAGGCTCATGGCCTACAGTAGTTAATTTTCCAATCTGCAAAACTGAGGATCGGTACCAGCATCTACCTTGTAGGGttgtggggagaaggaagaattaTCCAGAGTAAGTGTTAGCTGTTACTATTCTGGGTCAGAAAAGGACGGACAGGAGTAAAACAAACTGTCCTCTGGCCAGGGAAACATTCTGGTATGGGATGTAAACTCTGAGAACCACAAGTATTCATTCCTTGCACTACCAACAGCAAGAGAGATATTAAGACAAGCTGCAAAATGGACTTTCCTCAATCTGGGGACTACTTAAGAAACGCAACAGTGAAGCACGCACCTTCCACATTTCTGATCAGCCCCCCAGGATTCCAGGCTCGCTTACCTGGGGGCAGAGactgcttgagtttctctgccttctctttgtctGTGATGACCAAAGTATAAAGATATCGGCTGCATCGAACTTTAAACTTCACATTATCCTTATTCTTCTTGATCTTGACGGCTACCAAAGAGACCAGAATTGGCAATTAAAGTTATTGCAGAAAAGCCATCACGCAGTTCACCCATTTTAAATTTATGCAGAAAAGCGGCATTTGTGGCAGCAACCGTGGTCAGGGCTGTGCTTACCTCCCTGTATCGTCCCCTTTGTGGAAACAGAAAACCAGAGGTCCTCTAAGACTTCAATATTTTAGAGTGTCAGAAACCTAGTTCCTTTATATCAGTGTCAGAGCCTAAGACTTAACGGTAACTGGTTTACACACAAAAACATAGGAATCTGCTACATGGAACACCACCCGAGAACATTCTGTatccatcttattatttttaagattttatttatttgttcatgagagacacagagacacaggcagagggagaagcaggctcccagtggggagcccaatgcaggacttgggACTCCGATtaccagaccctgggatcacgccctgagcctaaagcaggtgctcaattgctgagccacccaggcgtccctatccatcttatttttttaaaggattaacaGTACCTCATCAAATGAGGAAGTGGATTATCTGCTCTGATCAAGAACTTTCTACCTCTCTAATTATAGGAATAGGTTCTCCGCCCCTGGGGCAATGGCAACCACTTCCTTTAGGATACCCATCCCCTTGCCCGAGTTATGCGCTAAAgcttttccttacattttaaaaCCCATTTTCCAGGCTCTGGCCACTGGAGGACACTGACTTTCCTGAAAGTTAGTTATTTCATGTATCCATCAAAActcatctttaaagattttatgtatttattcatgagacacagagagagagagagagagagaggcggagacacaggcagagggaagcaggttccctgcagggggcctgatgttggacttgatcccaggacccctgggatcatgccccgagccaaaggtagatgctcaaccactaagccacccaggcgtcactcaTTCTAACTTTAAAAACAGCCATTATTACAAACTCACTAAAGTGCCAATCATGAATCAGGTGGCTAAGGTCCACTCTGAGGCTCCAGCGTCTCAGCCTGTGTGCCTCACCAGACACGCACTCAGCCCTCACAGAAGCAGGGAGATTAACCTAGACTCACAACTCCATCTCTGCTGGAAACTGAAGAAATGAGGCACATCACAGGAGAAAGCACTCAAGCCTGCCCAAGGCCATGGCTGCCTCAGCTTGTTTTAGTAAATTCAACAAACTGGGTATTCATTCAAATCAACCTGTTTTGCTATCTTAACATTCCTCTTAAAGCTAAGTGCACTGCATGGCCCCTAGCAGCTGGCGGACGCCTATCAATTAAGTTGAACATTTGTAAGGGAAGACATATGgagctcttaaaagaaaaagctttatcCCACACCACCGTACTGCGCAGTACTTCACTTAGCAGAAACAAGGAATCTGTACGCCAATGTTCAAGGGACCAGGATTCgaaatagccaaaaggtagaaaccacccaaatgtccacgCTGGATGAACAAGCTGTGGCACACCCGCATGATGGAGTAtttggccttaaaaaggaaaCTGACAAATGCTTCACAACACGGATGAACCCCAAGACCCTGGCTAGATGAAGCCAGCCAGTCATGCAAGGACAAACACTGATTTCCTTCACTGGAGCATCTCGAGCAGTCAGATCCACAAAGCAAGCAGAATGGAGGAAGCCGGGCACTGGAGGGAGAGGATGGCGAGTTAGTGTTTGAGtgtagtttcagttttgcaaggtcACAAGTTCAGAAAATGTAGCTCGAAAGGTCCCTAGTGCCAGTGGACTGTACACCTAAGTGAGGCTTGTGTTATGCCTATTTATAATTATGAATGTTTTGAAATGCTGACTCAACAAACACTGAGCACTCTACGGTGTCCACAGGACCATAACCCCGGACCCTCACAGGCCACTCGGTCTAAAATCAGGATCCTGAATTCCAGTTCTTCTTCATAGTGAGGAGTCTCAAGGGTCCTTAAGATGTGAGCCTTGCACCAATACCTGGGACAGATGCTATTATCAGCCCCCCTTCAATGGAGGAAAAAGGTAGTGTTGTGTTTACATGTGTTGAGGACAGCTACCTGACAGGATTAGGATTGGAGCCAGGCAGTGACCCCAATGTCCCCAGTCTGAACGAGACAGTCACAATAACCTCTTTATAGCACGACAGTGTCACTGGTCTCTGAAGAATCGGACAGggcatgggacgcctgggtgacttagtggttaagcgtctgtcttcggctcaggtcatgatcctagggtcccgggatcgagtcccacatcaggttccccgcagggagcctgcttctccctctgtgtttctgcctgtctgtctctctcatgaataaataaataaaaatcttaaaaaaaaaaaaaaaaaaagaattggacagGGCAGATGCTCCTACCTGTTCCCACAGATGACAACCAAACAGCCCTAGAggatcacaggcagagggacactAATAGGACCCTCCGCATCCCCGTGAACCAACTACAGCGCTCTCCCCACGCTCCCACCACTTCATCCTTCCACTGACAGAGCATTAGGGCCTTGGCCACCTCAAGCTGTCAGCAGAACACGGCTCTACTTTCACAAATGACTGATGTTCTCTTGATGACACATCTGTGAGCAGGAAAGGAAGCTTTAAGGAGCATTTGATGTGGCAGCAAATGAAGACTATGGACTACCCAGCCCCCCATGTGAATTCAAGATCTACACAGTACGAGGCATGAGCCCCCCTCCCACCAGGGGTGCACCAGTGAGAACACAGGGCACCGGGGGCTGGTACTTGATCCACCCAAAGCTTGCTGCTGTAGGCTTCTGATGCATCGTCCCCTTTTCCTTATTCATGGGCGAGGGAAACTAACTCCTACAGCTCCCTGTGCGGGGCCTGTATCAGGAGAAGCGGGCCTAGAACCCATCGCGGCACCAAGGTCAGGGTTCCCGGACGTGCGTTTCCAGACTTGCACCTAGTTAAGGACTCTGCTCGGACCATGTACCTTTTCTGAAATAAGGATGGATTAAAAAATGctcacaactaaaaaaaaatgctcacaatGAAGAAGGGAACACAGTACTCAACAAAGTTCTTTCTTCTGGGAAACAGGAGAAAATCCCTGGTCTTGGCAGCCAGGCATAGGCTTCAACAGCCGCCCTCGGTCTGATACTCCGGAAATGAGGGTCTGGGGGTAAAGGTCTAGGAAGGAACTGGAGGGAGGTCTAGGACAGggacggtgtgtgtgtgtgtccagggtTAGGTTAGGGACCAGAGGAAGGACTGCGGGAAGGTCTAGGGCATGGCCAGGGTGGGGGTCCCAAGGTGGAGATGGGGTGAAATCTAGAGTGCGATGGAGAGGTCCAGGGTTAGGGAACAGGGAAGGACTGCGGGAAAGGTCTAGGGTAGGGATGCTGtgagattgggggggggggggggggggggggcagagttATAGACCAGGGGAGGGACCTGGGAAGGTGCAGGGTTATGGATCAGGGAAGGACCAGGGTAGGGATGCTGTgagattggggggaggggggggggcagagttACAgaccagggaggggagggactgCAAGAAGGTGCAGGGTTAGGGAGCAGGGAAGCACCAGGGTAGGGATGCTgcgagatgggggagggggggcagagttACAGACCAGAGGAGGGACGCGGGAAGGTGCAAGGTTAGGGAGCAGGGAAGGTGTGGGGTAGGGATGCTGAGGGATTGGCGGGGGGGGCGGCAGTTACAGACCAGGGGAGGGACCCGGGAAGGTGCAGGGTTATGGATCAGGGAAGGACCAGGGTAGGGATGCTGTGAgattggggggggaggggggggcagagtTACAgaccagggaggggagggactgCAAGAAGGTGCAGGGTTAGGGAGCAGGGAAGCACCAGGGTAGGGATGCTgcgagatgggggagggggggcagagttACAGACCAGAGGAGGGACGCGGGAAGGTGCAAGGTTAGGGAGCAGGGAAGGTGTGGGGTAGGGATGCTGAGGGATTGGCGGGGGGGGCGGCAGTTACAGACCAGGGGAGGGACCCGGGAAGGTGCAGGGTTAGGGAGCAGGGAAGGACCAGGGTAGGGATGCTgcgagatgggggggggggggggggggggggcagagttACAGACCAGGGGAGGGACGCGGGAAGGTGCAAGGTTAGGGAGCAGGGAAGGTGTGGGGTAGGGATGCTGCGagatggggcggggggcagagttACAGACCAGGGGAGGGACGCGGGAAGGACCAGGGTAGGGatgccggggcgggcggggggcagagTTACAGACCAGGGCCGCACGCCCGGGCCGACCACTTACATTTGGCGTCCTTCCGCCGGGCCGTCAGCAGGAAGTCCTTGATTTCCTCGATTTTGCGAGGCTGCAACGCAAAGCCAGCGCTGGTGAGCCGCGCGGACGCCGCTTCCGGCCGTGACCCGAGCACCGCCACCAGCTCCTCACGGGAACCgggggcccccgccccccgccctccccgagGGGGTCCAGCGCGGGCCACA
Protein-coding regions in this window:
- the RPL38 gene encoding 60S ribosomal protein L38 isoform X1, yielding MILDPRQTPYPVSFEGGVNRPETEVSLSSVLHSCRLPCRPRADPRDPVAMPRKIEEIKDFLLTARRKDAKSVKIKKNKDNVKFKVRCSRYLYTLVITDKEKAEKLKQSLPPGLAVKELK
- the RPL38 gene encoding 60S ribosomal protein L38 isoform X2, which produces MPRKIEEIKDFLLTARRKDAKSVKIKKNKDNVKFKVRCSRYLYTLVITDKEKAEKLKQSLPPGLAVKELK